In the Deinococcus roseus genome, TGCAGGACTGGCGTTTTTGATGCTGATCCTCTGGGTGTTGGGTTTGAGTGCGGTCATAAAACCTCCTTGATCCATAGAAGATCCATAGAAAAAAGTCTGCTGCTTTGATTGGACAGACACACCGTCCAGAACAGCAATTCCAGCTTAGGGTTTGCCATGCGTCAAAGACGACACAGAAGATTGACTTTCAGGGTATCAGGAGGTTTACAGTCAAGATTGTACGAAAAGCAGAACCATCTTCATGGTTGTTCTGGAGCAAGGGCAGGATGACCAGGGCGCAATTCGAATTGATCACAATGGTGGGTGGGGAGAACACACGGCAACCTGTCAATCCCAGCCCAGACGAAAGGATATTTGGGGGATCTCAACAGGATGAGCCTATCATTTTCTGTTTCAGCGTAACAGGCGTAACCTTCAGCACTGGCCTCAAATTTTGCGCCCCACTTGCAGGTGGCACAACACACAAAATAAAAATCCTGGTTGTATTTTTCAATTTTGCTTCCTTCAATCCATTCATCTGTAAAGATCCTTGCATTATTTAGACTCATTTCAGAATTAACATAAGGATACTCCCTCAAATACTGGATTTTAAAGCAAAAAACAGATTCTTGAGGCGAATCTCTTGAAATCAGTACTGGTAAATCAAACTCAAAATATCCCTCGAAAATCCAATTGTCGCCAATCGAGATGTAATCCAGAGCGCAATCAATTTTTAAGCCAAACAACTCAAATCTAATCCAGTCAGAATAAATGGCAATGTTGAACTCTATCGTCCCATCTGTTGAAATGTACCTGCCTTTGCTTTCCCTCATGCTGCTGATTGTAGCTGAGGAGGGTCAGCGTGTCTTTACCCTCTCCCCCAGCAACCTGAGTCCCATGAACACCACAAACACCGTTCCGCCTTCGTGGGCAATGACCCCCAGAGGCAAAGGCACCTTCCCAAACACGCTGAGGATGCCGACCACCACAATGATGGCAAAGGCAAAGGTCAGGTTGAAGATCACGGTCTGGTTGGCTTTGCGGGCCAGTCTGACTGCGCCAGAAAGCCTCGTGAGGTCTCCGTTCATCAAGACCACGTCTGCACTTTCCATGGCGATGTCGGTGCCGCTGGCCAGAGAGATCCCAATGCTGGCGGCATTGAGGGCAGGGGCATCATTGACCCCATCTCCCACGTGCGCATTGGGGACGTTCAGGGCCTTGATCACATCCAGTTTGTGTTCGGGAAGCAGTTCTGCCCGGTAATCTTTGATGCCCACCTGGCGGGCAATTTCTTTTGCAACGCCTTCCCGGTCTCCGGTCAGCATGACCGGATTCACATCCAGTGCAACCAGCTCGTGAATCATTTCTCGGGCATCTTGCCTGAGGGTGTCTGCAATCCCGAGGAGCATCTGCACCTGACCCTCCACACCGTAAATGATGGTGCTCTTGCCCTGGTTTTCCCAGTTGCTCAGGGTGGCTTCCTGTTCAGGGGTCAGCACTGCGTTCATGCTGAGGGCCATTTTGCGGGTGCCTGCCCAGAAGGTGCGTTCTCCCTGTTTGCCCTGAATGCCCTGACCAGGAATGGCTTCCACATTTTGCAGATCCAGCTTTTCTGCAAATTGTTTTTCCTGAACATGCTGCATCACTGCAACTGCTACGGGATGTTCACTGTGGCTCTCCAGAGCGTCAATGCCCTTCCAGTTCTCTGTTTCTGTGCCAGAAACCTGCTGCACATCCGTGAGTCGCATTTTTCCGTGGGTCAGGGTTCCAGTTTTGTCCAGCGCAATGGTTTTGATGCGTCCCAGGATTTCCAGGGCTGCGCTGGATTTGAAAAGTACGCCTGCACGGGCACTGGCAGCCATGGCACTGAGCATCACGGCAGGGGTGCTGATCACCACGGCGCAGGGACTCGCCACCACCATGAAGGTCATGGCCCGGTACCAGGCAGCATCTATAGACAGGTTGAAGAGGTAGTGCAGCACAGCAAACACCACAGGAACACTGATCAGGACAGCAGTGGCGTAAGGGCTTTCCCATTTTTCTGCCAGGGTTTCGGTGGGACTTTTTTCGTGCTCGGCTTTTTCCACCAGTTCGATCAATCTGGCCAGCGTGCTCTCTCCGGCGGGTTTCAGCACTTCTGCCTCAATGGCCCCATTCAAATTGACGGTTCCCGAATACAGGGCACTCCCCTGCTGCTTGTCGATGGGCAGGCTTTCTCCGGTGATGGGGCTTTCGTCCACACTGGTTTGACCCCGGATCAGTCGGGCATCTGCAGCGATGCGTTCACCGGGTTTGACGATCAGGACATCTCCGGGCAGAATGTCGGACAGTTTCATCCAGCCCACTGTGCCATTTCTGCGCACGGTGGCCCCATCGGGATTCAGGTTCATCAGGGCTTCGATGGCCCGTTTGGTGCGTCCCATGGCCCAGTCCTGCAGGGTGTTGGACAGGCTGAACAGGAAGAGCAGGATGGCTCCATCTCTGGCCTCTCCGATGCTGGCGGCCCCCAGAGCAGCAAGCACCATCAGCAAATCCACGTCCAGTTTGCGTTCTTTGATGAGTTCGGTCAGGGCTTCTCTGGCTGCAGGAATGCCTCCGGTCAGGAAGGCCAGCAGGTATCCAGCGAAGGAAAGCCACTCTGTGCCCTGAAAAATCCATCCGACCAACAAACCCAGCAAGGTCAGGCCAGTCAGCATGAAACCTCTGCGGGTGCCTTCATCAAGGGCGGGTCTGGTGGGAGGGGTGGATGTGAAGGTCCGGGTGCTCTGCATGGCGAATTCCTTTCACAGTGTGCGTCTGGGAGGTGTTTGAAAAAAGGGCTTCAAATCCTACTTAACAGGAATCATTCTCAATAAGATTGTACCTTCAGGGGCGCTGCAACTCAACGCAGTAAGCCAATTTAATCAGGCGGGATACAGTGGCATCTGTCAGAAAACCCCCATCCAGAAATGTTTAAGGTCCGCTAAACTGGGGGCATACCATGACCGACTCTGTGATCCAGGCCCTGCGCACCGCCCTGCAAAACAGCCCCAGAGACGAAGCCCTGCTGGAACACCTGATCCGCCTCCTGCTGGACAGCGAACAGCAGCAGGAGGCCCTGGAGCACACCCGCCACTGGCTGGGGTTCAATCCCACCAGCACCAGAGCCCTGGTTTTCGCTGTTCAGGCCAGCGAAGCCGTGGGAGATTTGCCCACTGCCCAGAGCTACCAGACCCTGCTGAATGCCCTGAATGCTTTCCAGCCTCAGGGGGCAGCAAAAGCAGCCGTGACGGTCAGCGATTCAGGCACTGCAGAAAAACTGGTGCATGCCCAACCAGAAGCCCGAAACGCCTTTGATGACCTGTGGGACACCCAGCCCAGCAGCACCACCCTGGAAGATGTGGCCGGAATGCAGCAGGTCAAGGACCGCATCCACAGGACGCTTCTTGGTCCGTTGCGCAACCCCGGTCTGACCTCCATGTATGGCAAATCCCTCAGAGGCGGAATGCTGCTGTATGGCCCTCCTGGATGTGGAAAAACACACCTTGCCAAAGCCATTGCAGGCGAGATGCAGGCCCGCTTTCTCAGCATCTCTTTAACGGATGTGCTGGACATGTACATCGGGCAATCTGAGCACAATTTAAAAGGGCTTTTTGATTCTGCCCGCAAGCGCACCCCCTGCGTGCTGTTTTTTGACGAGATGGACGCCCTGGGCCGCAAGCGCAGCCTGGTCAGGAACAGCAATTCCAACGCCATTCACCAGCTTCTGATGGAACTGGACGGCAAGGAAAACAACGATGGATTGTTTGTGCTGGCCGCCACCAATGCCCCGTGGGATGTGGACGCTGCCCTCAGGCGTCCGGGCCGTCTGGACCGCACCATTCTGGTGTTGCCCCCAGACAGAGAGGCACGGCTTGCCATTTTGCAGATGAACTTCAGAAACAAGCCCACTGAAAATCTGGACCTGAACTGGCTGGCCTCCCAGACCGAGGATTACTCTGGTGCAGACTTGAAGCACCTCTGCGACACCGCCACCGAATATGCCCTCTCAGATTCCCTGCGTACGGGCGTGCCCAGACCCATCCGCAAACAGGATTTGCAGACGGCTTTTCAGGAGGTCAAACCCAGCACCAGAGAGTGGTTCGAGCTGTCCAAAAACTTTGCCCTGTATGCCAACGAAAACGGTCTTTACGACGAGCTGGAGAAATACCTCAAGGCACGCAAATTCATCTGAGGCCCCCATGCACCCATGACCAGCAACCATTTTCAGAGGGGCAAACAACTGATTGAACTGGGCAGGCTGGACGCTGCAAAAACCGAGTTCGCCAGCATGCTGGCAGAAGATCCCAGAAGTTCTACAGCGCACTGTTATCTGGCTTATGTGCTTTACCTGCAAAGCCAGCATGACGAGGCCATGAAACACCTGCAAACTGTGTTTGCAGAAGACCCCCACAACGCCTGGGCTTACCGGATTGCCTCTTCGGTGATGCGCAGGAAAAACCAGCTGAAAAAAGCAGAAAATTACGCCCGCACCGCCCTCTCTTATGAACCAGACGGGGTTTACGAGCACATCAACATGAGCATCGTGCATCTGGTGTACTCAGAGGACCAGACCTCCATGCTGCTCAGAAGGCAGGTTCTGGACCGATTGAAACTTGCCCGTGAACATGCCGAGAAAGCCCTTTCTCTGGATCCGGCAGAGCCAGACGCTTACCATCAGGCTGCACTGGTGGAACTGCGTCTTTCCGGTGTGGACACCCGAAAAAAAGCGCCCCATTTGCAGCAGGCACAGACCTACCTGGATGAAGGCCTGAGGCTGCAGGCAGACCACACCACCCTGCTGGTTCTGAAAAGCCAGATCCATGACGCCCAGTCCCAGCGGAACCAGTCCATTCAGGTGGCCATGGATGCCATGCGCAACGACCCGCAGAATGCACGGGCACAGGGACAGGTGCAGGCCTTGCTGGACGACATGTCGCGCCTGAATGGCTGGGCAGGTGCGGGTCTTTTTGTGGCTGTGACCGCCAAACTCACCGCCTACATGTTTGAAGAATGGGGCTGGATCAAAGCCCTGCCCCTGTGCTTGCTGGGCGGCATTCTGGGCTACAGTTCCCGGATCTGGCTGACCCAACTGGAAATCCAGCGCAGGAAAAAGCAGGGCAACATCACGGCTCCTTTTGAAACGGCTTTCAACCAGTGGAAAAAACCCTACCAGAGAGCGTTTCCCATCCTGCTGGCGTTTTACCTGCTGTTCTGGACCCTTGCCCTGCTGGCCCAGCCACACACACGCTTGATGGAACTGCAGAACCTGCTGTATGAACTGTCCAGAATCCTGCTGCTGGCAGGTCTGGTGGTGGTGCTGGGCCAGGGCTACATCAGAAACGTCAGGAACCGTGTGGTGGGCGGACAAAACCGCCTTGTGGGTTTCTTGCAGGCTTTGTGGATGCTGCGCATTGTGCTGGTGCTGGGGGCACTGGGGTTCTATCTGGTCACTTTGCTGCCTGACACGTAATTTTTCTGCGGTTAAATGTACCCCAGTTAGTGACAACAATGTTTGGATGGTTTTCAGCGCATCTCAGACAGGAAGACGTATCATAAATGAGCAAGCAAAAATGCAGGAACAAGAACCTGCACTTCTGAGAATTCCTGAGGAGGATCACATCCATGGCGAAGAACCTGTTTGGCGCTAGAGAAGTGCTCACTGAACAAAACGGTCAGAAAGTGTACTACTACCGCCTCGACAAACTGCAAGAACTCGGGCATGACATCACCCGTCTGCCTTTCTCCATCAAAGTGCTGCTGGAAAGCGTCCTGCGTGAAGCCAACGACTACGACGTGACCCAGGACGATGTCAAAAACGTCGCCAACTGGAAACCCCAGAACGAAGAGATCGAAATTCCCTTCAAACCCGCCCGTGTGATTTTGCAGGACTTCACCGGTGTGCCTGCCGTGGTGGACCTTGCCGCCATGCGCACCGCCATGGTCAAGATGGGTGGCGATCCCAAAAAGATCAACCCCCTGATCCCCGTGGACCTGGTCATCGACCACTCCGTGCAGGTGGATGAATTCGGCACCGACCTGGCACTCATTCACAACATGGAGCTCGAGTTCGAGCGCAACCAGGAGCGTTACGAGTTCCTCAGGTGGGGCCAGCAGGCCCTGGACAACTTCGGTGTGGTTCCCCCCGCCTCCGGCATCGTGCACCAGGTCAACCTGGAGTACCTCGCCAAAGGCGTGCAGGACCGCCCTGAAGATGATGGCGTGGTCGTGTTTCCCGACTCCCTGGTGGGCACCGACTCCCACACCACCATGATCAACGGCCTGGGCATCGTGGGCTGGGGCGTGGGGGGCATTGAAGCCGAAGCCGTGATGCTTGGTCAGCCCATCTACATGCTGATGCCCGAAGTGGTGGGCTTCAAGATCACCGGAGCCCTGCCCGAAGGCGCAACTGCAACTGACCTTGCCCTCACCGTCACCGAAATGCTGCGCAAAACCAACGTGGTGGGCAAATTCGTGGAGTTCTACGGCCCCGGTCTCTCCAACATGACCCTGCAGGACCGTGCCACCATCGCCAACATGGCCCCCGAATACGGTGCCACCATTGGCTTCTTCCCTGTTGATGATGAAGCCCTGCGCTTCCTGCGCCGCACCGGCCGTCTGGAAGACGAAGTGGAATTGGTGGAGAAATACCACAAAGCCCAGGGCATGTTCCGCACCGATGACCTGGAAGATCCCCTCTTCACCCAGACCATTGAACTGGAACTGAGCACCGTCAAGCCCTCCCTGGCAGGCCCCAAGCGCCCACAGGACCGGGTGAACCTTGACGACATGGCTTCTGTGTTCAACCACGCCCTGGTGGCTCCCATCAAAGAGCGCGGCTTTGAACTGCCCGCAGAGAAACTGGATGCAAAAGGCACCATCACCGGCACCGACATCCAGATCGGACACGGCGCAGTGACCCTGGCCTCCATTACGTCTTGCACCAACACCTCCAACCCCAGCGTCCTGATCGCTGCCGGTCTGGTGGCCAAGAAAGCCGCAGAGCGTGGCCTCACCAGCAAACCCTGGGTGAAAACCTCCCTGGCCCCCGGAAGCCGCGTGGTGACTGAGTACCTGGTGGCCTCTGGCCTGCAACCCTACCTGGACCTGATCGGCTTCAACACCGTGGGTTACGGCTGCATGACCTGCATCGGCAACTCCGGCCCCCTGCCTGACCGCATTGTGGACGCCATTCAGGAAGGCGATCTGGTGGCTGCCTCTGTGCTCTCTGGCAACCGCAACTTTGAGGGCCGCATCAACCCCCACATCAAGGCCAACTACCTGGCTTCCCCACCGCTCGTGGTTGCTTACGCCATCTTCGGCACCGTGGCCAAGGACATCGCCACCGAGATGCTGGGCATCGGCAAAGACGGCAACCCCGTGTACCTGAAAGACATCTGGCCCACCAGCAAAGAAATTCAGGACATCATGGACCAGACCATCAATGCCGAGATGTTCCGCAAAGTCTACGAGGGCATCGAGAAGTCCAACCAGATGTGGAACAACATCCCCATCACCGAGGGCGAACTGTTCCAGTGGGACGAGGACTCCACCTACATCCAGAACCCCCCCTTCTTTGACGGTCTGGCCGGAGAACCCGGTCCCATCAAATCCATTGAAGGGGCACGCCTGCTGCTGAAACTCGGCGACTCTGTCACCACCGACCACATCAGCCCCGCAGGTTCCTTCAAGGCCAACACCCCCGCCGGTAAATTCCTGGTGGCCAGCGGTGTGGAGCCCAAGGACTTCAACAGCTATGGTTCCCGCCGCGGCAACGACCGCGTGATGACCCGTGGCACCTTCGCCAACATCCGCCTGAAAAACCAGCTGGCTCCCGGCACCGAAGGCGGTTTCACCACCTACTTCCCCACCGGAGAAGTCACCACCGTT is a window encoding:
- a CDS encoding heavy metal translocating P-type ATPase → MQSTRTFTSTPPTRPALDEGTRRGFMLTGLTLLGLLVGWIFQGTEWLSFAGYLLAFLTGGIPAAREALTELIKERKLDVDLLMVLAALGAASIGEARDGAILLFLFSLSNTLQDWAMGRTKRAIEALMNLNPDGATVRRNGTVGWMKLSDILPGDVLIVKPGERIAADARLIRGQTSVDESPITGESLPIDKQQGSALYSGTVNLNGAIEAEVLKPAGESTLARLIELVEKAEHEKSPTETLAEKWESPYATAVLISVPVVFAVLHYLFNLSIDAAWYRAMTFMVVASPCAVVISTPAVMLSAMAASARAGVLFKSSAALEILGRIKTIALDKTGTLTHGKMRLTDVQQVSGTETENWKGIDALESHSEHPVAVAVMQHVQEKQFAEKLDLQNVEAIPGQGIQGKQGERTFWAGTRKMALSMNAVLTPEQEATLSNWENQGKSTIIYGVEGQVQMLLGIADTLRQDAREMIHELVALDVNPVMLTGDREGVAKEIARQVGIKDYRAELLPEHKLDVIKALNVPNAHVGDGVNDAPALNAASIGISLASGTDIAMESADVVLMNGDLTRLSGAVRLARKANQTVIFNLTFAFAIIVVVGILSVFGKVPLPLGVIAHEGGTVFVVFMGLRLLGERVKTR
- the acnA gene encoding aconitate hydratase AcnA: MAKNLFGAREVLTEQNGQKVYYYRLDKLQELGHDITRLPFSIKVLLESVLREANDYDVTQDDVKNVANWKPQNEEIEIPFKPARVILQDFTGVPAVVDLAAMRTAMVKMGGDPKKINPLIPVDLVIDHSVQVDEFGTDLALIHNMELEFERNQERYEFLRWGQQALDNFGVVPPASGIVHQVNLEYLAKGVQDRPEDDGVVVFPDSLVGTDSHTTMINGLGIVGWGVGGIEAEAVMLGQPIYMLMPEVVGFKITGALPEGATATDLALTVTEMLRKTNVVGKFVEFYGPGLSNMTLQDRATIANMAPEYGATIGFFPVDDEALRFLRRTGRLEDEVELVEKYHKAQGMFRTDDLEDPLFTQTIELELSTVKPSLAGPKRPQDRVNLDDMASVFNHALVAPIKERGFELPAEKLDAKGTITGTDIQIGHGAVTLASITSCTNTSNPSVLIAAGLVAKKAAERGLTSKPWVKTSLAPGSRVVTEYLVASGLQPYLDLIGFNTVGYGCMTCIGNSGPLPDRIVDAIQEGDLVAASVLSGNRNFEGRINPHIKANYLASPPLVVAYAIFGTVAKDIATEMLGIGKDGNPVYLKDIWPTSKEIQDIMDQTINAEMFRKVYEGIEKSNQMWNNIPITEGELFQWDEDSTYIQNPPFFDGLAGEPGPIKSIEGARLLLKLGDSVTTDHISPAGSFKANTPAGKFLVASGVEPKDFNSYGSRRGNDRVMTRGTFANIRLKNQLAPGTEGGFTTYFPTGEVTTVYEASEKYKAAGTPLVVIAGKDYGMGSSRDWAAKGTFLLGVKAVIADSFERIHRSNLVGMGVLPLQFKKGENADTLGIDGDEIFDFDVPEDLKPRQDIKVRLTDKDGNKREIIVTCRIDTPVEIDYYRNGGILQTVLRQLLKSGVKA
- a CDS encoding ATP-binding protein gives rise to the protein MTDSVIQALRTALQNSPRDEALLEHLIRLLLDSEQQQEALEHTRHWLGFNPTSTRALVFAVQASEAVGDLPTAQSYQTLLNALNAFQPQGAAKAAVTVSDSGTAEKLVHAQPEARNAFDDLWDTQPSSTTLEDVAGMQQVKDRIHRTLLGPLRNPGLTSMYGKSLRGGMLLYGPPGCGKTHLAKAIAGEMQARFLSISLTDVLDMYIGQSEHNLKGLFDSARKRTPCVLFFDEMDALGRKRSLVRNSNSNAIHQLLMELDGKENNDGLFVLAATNAPWDVDAALRRPGRLDRTILVLPPDREARLAILQMNFRNKPTENLDLNWLASQTEDYSGADLKHLCDTATEYALSDSLRTGVPRPIRKQDLQTAFQEVKPSTREWFELSKNFALYANENGLYDELEKYLKARKFI
- a CDS encoding tetratricopeptide repeat protein, translated to MTSNHFQRGKQLIELGRLDAAKTEFASMLAEDPRSSTAHCYLAYVLYLQSQHDEAMKHLQTVFAEDPHNAWAYRIASSVMRRKNQLKKAENYARTALSYEPDGVYEHINMSIVHLVYSEDQTSMLLRRQVLDRLKLAREHAEKALSLDPAEPDAYHQAALVELRLSGVDTRKKAPHLQQAQTYLDEGLRLQADHTTLLVLKSQIHDAQSQRNQSIQVAMDAMRNDPQNARAQGQVQALLDDMSRLNGWAGAGLFVAVTAKLTAYMFEEWGWIKALPLCLLGGILGYSSRIWLTQLEIQRRKKQGNITAPFETAFNQWKKPYQRAFPILLAFYLLFWTLALLAQPHTRLMELQNLLYELSRILLLAGLVVVLGQGYIRNVRNRVVGGQNRLVGFLQALWMLRIVLVLGALGFYLVTLLPDT